Proteins encoded together in one Microplitis mediator isolate UGA2020A chromosome 7, iyMicMedi2.1, whole genome shotgun sequence window:
- the LOC130671604 gene encoding WD repeat-containing protein WRAP73-like — MFRINKNICAFSPSGKYFASVLQNELSIKYTSTLENYKLFNFSDQIESIEWCPNDQYILCVNLKKGIIRIFTTKRKEFNFKFKEGSGGIEKVIWAPDCKSIIIISDLNIYLSIITLDEQTITHIWNIKSSGKYLAINHLRKHLAVITTSDSTDKIEIYKSKDWKLTRKLICDKLFSIDGISWSPNGELLGIWCSAIEKSRILIYSMTTDTHIGAFSANEYPSINYNNFFGSECGDFTIDKPLRGIEKVVWSPTGQLLAIAGYNETVVLINHVTWSIILQLHCKPVIHESNNYLGKVYREIDITRRDWSNYMSNNVMPDHHIKYTLEEILDRPIGIPIDIEPKNFDISIATIDILSFSPCGKYLAIRHQVYPSTLWIWDLMDDCVDNIILKNSISGIAWEPKKTHLLIFSESPIIVEWHPTKKVELFESPRGMKVINGKWSPNGESVALIGFNKTSVIKL; from the exons atgtttcgtattaataaaaatatttgtgcaTTTTCACCGTCGGGTAAATATTTCGCGAGTGTTTTACAGAACGAATTGTCAATAAAATACACATCAAcattagaaaattataaattatttaatttttcagatcAAATTGAG tctatTGAATGGTGTCCGAATGATCAGTATATTCTCtgtgtgaatttaaaaaaaggaattaTCAGAATATTTACTACGAAAcgtaaagaatttaatttcaagtttAAAGAAGGGAGCGGAGGTATTGAAAAAGTTATCTGGGCACCAGATtgtaaatcaataattattatatctgATTTAAAT atttaccTGTCAATAATAACACTAGATGAACAAACGATAACTCATATATGGAATATTAAATCATCAGGAAAATATTTAGCAATAAATCATCTAAGAAAACATCTAGCAGTTATAACAACATCAGATTCAACAGACAAAATTGAAATATACAAATCAAAAGACTGGAAATTAACACGa AAATTAATTTGTGATAAGTTATTTAGTATTGATGGAATATCATGGTCACCAAATGGTGAACTATTGGGTATATGGTGCTCTGCAATTGAAAAATCACGTATCCTAATATATTCAATGACAACAGATACACACATAGGAGCATTTAGTGCTAATGAATATCcatcgataaattataataattttttcggatcaGAGTGTGGAGATTTTACAATTGACAAACCATTAAGAGGAATTGAAAAAGTTGTTTGGAGTCCCACTGGACAATTATTAGCCATAGCGGGTTACAATGAAAcg gTTGTGCTGATCAATCATGTGACATGGTCAATAATTCTTCAATTACACTGTAAGCCTGTAATACacgaaagtaataattatcttgGTAAAGTTTACAGAGAAATTGATATAACACGCAGAGATTGGTCTAATTATATGTCAAATAATGTAATGCCTGATCACCATATTAAATATACAT tgGAGGAAATATTAGACAGACCAATTGGGATTCCAATAGAtattgaaccaaaaaattttgatatatcAATCGCCACAATAGATATATTGTCATTTAGTCCTTGTGGTAAATATTTAGCAATCAGACATCAGGTTTATCCATCAACATTATGGATTTGGGATTTAATGGACGATTGTGTTGATAATATTATactcaaaaattcaatatcag gaATAGCATGGGAGCCGAAAAAAACACATTTGTTGATATTCTCCGAATCACCGATAATTGTTGAATGGCATCcaacaaaaaaagttgaacTATTTGAATCACCACGTGGTATGAAAGTTATTAATGGCAAATGGAGTCCAAACGGTGAATCAGTAGCTCTCATAGGATTCAATAAAACTtcagttattaaattataa
- the LOC130671600 gene encoding elongator complex protein 2 yields the protein MKVTTDYISCGSNCQPHAVDWCPNNNIICYASSNSVIIYDPDYLETGRVVQTLLKHQSQVKIVEWISNNVNKSSEILSASLDGTIIIWSQSASKTYEPTSILTLNDNLSTAHAAYCPKSSSNTNQSSSDNSLLIAGSSFQDIFKIWYRNSDSIVEQNLNLNKKIPNEIKITHLPGDSPIPAIIMCLDDATIHIYTWNIYTDMSLSELNFIHTIELRGHQDWIQCLDIVDYNRQSALMATGSQDGTIRLWKISSIAPEAVDHEQRYQFSINNNNFDISLESVLNGHDHWVYGVHWSPKTNNLESKPLQLLSSGLDKTIIIWEQSLSGVWIETVKLGKVGGNSIGFYGCKFNSDASSVLAQGYQGTFHLWKYNNNIKKWRPRPGPSGHFDQVTDLHWEPNGKCLLTTSLDQTTRIHVPWTIKLSSVSSPNWHEMARPQIHGYDINCITILNSTMFCSGADEKVIRIFKAPTSFIDAFNCNDWSKALKVTDSASVPALGLTNKTTDDKQQYLDAIDDNDNDDNIERPPTEEEIIRYTLWPELEKLYGHGYELFAISGRNDGKLIATACKSTSAEYSAIILWSTETWAQIDKLMSHRLTVTQLEFSPDGKYLLSVSRDRRWSLFYTDSGDNYKLIACSAAKSLHTRIIWCCSWSHDSKYFATGSRDGKIGLWSVDQLKKNPDSMPVSSIELPDDSVTALNFLNKFIDNSYILAVGFDDGTIEIRKITKDKANIEWICCKKLDNQQAHHKTVKRLSFRPTFKDNSIELASCSADRAVKIYTFYIADNCN from the coding sequence atgaaagtaacAACAGACTATATATCGTGTGGATCAAATTGTCAACCGCATGCCGTGGACTGGTGTCCAAATAACAACATTATTTGTTACGCGAGTTCAAATTCAGTGATAATTTACGATCCAGATTATTTAGAAACCGGCAGAGTGGTTCAGACActtttaaaacatcaaagtCAAGTGAAAATAGTTGAATGGATTTCaaataatgttaataaatcatctgaaattttatcagcttcaTTAGACGGCACCATAATTATTTGGAGCCAGTCAGCCTCTAAAACCTATGAACCAACATCAATTTTAACTTtgaatgataatttatcaACAGCACATGCAGCTTACTGTCCTAAATCATCATCAAACACTAATCAGTCTTCATCTGATAATAGTTTACTGATAGCCGGATCATCATTCCAAGATATTTTTAAGATATGGTATCGAAATTCTGATTCTATTGTCgaacaaaatttgaatctgaataaaaaaattccaaatgaaataaaaataacacatTTACCAGGTGATTCGCCGATACCAGCAATTATTATGTGTCTAGATGACGCAACAATTCATATTTATACCtggaatatttacaccgaTATGAGTTtatcagaattaaattttatccatACAATTGAATTGAGAGGCCATCAAGATTGGATTCAGTGTCTTGACATAGTTGACTATAATCGACAGTCAGCTTTAATGGCAACTGGATCACAAGATGGTACGATAAGACTCTGGAAAATATCATCAATTGCTCCAGAAGCTGTAGATCACGAACAACGTTACCAATTTagtataaataacaataattttgatatttctcTCGAATCAGTACTCAATGGACACGATCACTGGGTATACGGTGTTCACTGGTCCCCAAAAACTAACAACTTGGAATCTAAACCTCTGCAATTGCTGTCAAGCGGTCTAgacaaaacaattattatttgggAACAAAGTCTCAGTGGCGTTTGGATCGAAACTGTTAAATTAGGAAAAGTTGGTGGCAACTCTATAGGTTTTTATGGCTGTAAATTCAATTCAGACGCTTCTTCAGTTTTAGCACAAGGTTATCAGGGTACATTTCATCTCtggaaatataataataatattaaaaaatggcgTCCTCGTCCCGGACCAAGTGGACACTTTGATCAAGTAACTGATTTGCATTGGGAACCAAATGGAAAGTGTTTATTGACAACAAGTCTTGATCAGACAACAAGAATTCACGTTCCATGgactataaaattatcatcagtATCATCACCAAATTGGCATGAAATGGCACGTCCACAAATACATGGATATGATATAAATTGTATAACAATATTAAATTCGACAATGTTTTGTTCAGGTGCTGATGAAAAAGTAATACGTATTTTTAAAGCTCCAACATCATTTATTGATGCATTTAATTGTAATGATTGGAGTAAAGCACTTAAAGTAACTGACAGTGCATCAGTACCAGCATTAGgattaacaaataaaacaaCTGATGATAAACAACAGTATCTAGATGCtattgatgataatgataatgatgataatatcgAAAGACCGCCAACAGAAGAAGAAATAATACGATATACACTGTGGCCAGAGTTGGAGAAATTATATGGACATGGTTATGAATTATTTGCAATATCAGGACGTAATGACGGCAAATTAATAGCTACTGCATGTAAATCAACGTCTGCTGAATATTCAGCAATTATTTTATGGAGTACTGAAACCTGGGCACAAATAGACAAACTCATGAGTCATAGATTGACAGTAACTCAACTTGAATTTTCTCCAGATGGAAAATATCTTTTATCAGTATCACGTGATAGACGTTGGAGTCTTTTTTACACTGACTCtggtgataattataaattgatagCGTGTTCTGCAGCTAAATCACTGCATACTAGAATTATTTGGTGTTGCAGTTGGAGCCATGACTCTAAATACTTTGCTACTGGTTCACGTGATGGTAAAATTGGACTTTGGAGTGTTGatcaactgaaaaaaaatccagattCTATGCCCGTTAGTTCAATCGAGTTGCCAGATGATTCTGTAACAGCtcttaactttttaaataaatttattgataatagcTACATTCTGGCTGTTGGATTTGATGATGGTACCATTGAAATacgtaaaataacaaaagatAAAGCAAATATTGAATGGATTTGTTGTAAGAAACTTGATAATCAACAAGCACACCATAAAACTGTTAAAAGATTATCATTTAGACCAACTTTTAAAGACAATTCTATTGAATTAGCTAGCTGTAGTGCTGATAGAGctgttaaaatttatactttttatattgCTGATAATTGTAactaa
- the LOC130671602 gene encoding zinc finger protein 260-like: MVNRKKFIYFFINLSTISATLWTIKIFQVLINNILNSQVMDENIVNVVLKEEPIDRFTSQYMDEICTGPFDKVFLPIESQEVVDFTDEMVKVGLENQNHNWVGQITTTNSNSLYDRTSIRPHFMHLDENPEEQDSEKLKNSKAKHEDDPLVRSQTPKFYKVQCTLCKKWFLNNDSMINHLRNHCTSSTTLYSSSSSSSSAGKHYCLSCQQLFSDDLTYQAHIQSHINTEKNKDDSSNSSYSEDNKSKIKNIEKLPDKSLKCDICNINYKDKSSLNVHIATHVSNNNNNNNNNSNNNNNVDKLFKCQLCLRKFGVKTALSNHMLSHSGEKPHACSICEKSYKRKSELVRHSMVHTGERPYECKECLMTFREKAKLNSHMLVHTGEKPFECHICHKACARKSDLNSHMLSHTGGQYDCKVCDKIFTRKSDLNRHVLIHTGEKPFACDMCDMAFREKTRLNSHMLVHTDDKKHNCHICGKGFKKKASLKKHLIIHMGDKHYECWICKKAFIEKTTLNLHILVHETDKLYECANCPTSFKSEGALKRHWVVHTKDDDDDEEQEEEDEEDVQDQVYT, from the exons aTTATGgaccataaaaatatttcaagtattaataaataatattttgaattctcAAGTTatg gATGAAAATATAGTTAATGTAGTACTAAAGGAAGAACCGATTGATCGTTTTACATCCCAGTATATGGATGAAATATGCACTGGACCATTTGATAAAGTATTTCTACCGATAGAGAGTCAAGAAGTCGTCGATTTTACTGATGAAATG gtAAAAGTCGGTTTAGAAAATCAAAATCACAATTGGGTCGGacaaataacaacaacaaattcaaattctctGTACGATCGCACATCGATTCGCCCACATTTTATGCACTTGGACGAGAATCCTGAAGAACAAGAttcggaaaaattaaaaaattcaaaggctAAACACGAGGATGATCCACTAGTTAGATCACAAACGccaaaattttacaaagttcAATGTACACTTTGCAAAAAATGGTTCCTCAACAACGActcaatgataaatcatttgcGTAACCATTGCACCTCCTCTACCACCTTATATTCATCttcatcctcatcctcatcaGCAGGTAAACATTACTGTCTTTCATGCCAACAATTATTTTCCGATGACTTAACTTATCAAGCGCATATTCAGTCTCACAtaaacactgaaaaaaataaagatgatTCTTCAAATTCTTCATACTCGGAagataataaatcaaaaattaaaaacattgaaaaattaccAGACAAATCTTTAAAATGTGatatttgtaatattaattataaagatAAATCGAGTTTAAATGTTCATATCGCAACTCAtgttagtaataataataataacaataataataatagtaataataataataatgtagataaattatttaaatgtcagTTGTGTCTTCGTAAATTTGGCGTGAAAACAGCATTAAGTAATCACATGCTGTCACACAGTGGTGAGAAACCCCATGCATGTAGTATCTGTGAAAAAAGCTATAAAAGAAAATCAGAATTAGTACGTCATTCAATGGTACACACTGGTGAACGTCCTTATGAATGTAAAGAATGTTTGATGACATTTCGTGAAAAAgctaaattaaattctcatatGTTGGTACATACAGGTGAAAAACCATTTGAATGTCACATTTGTCACAAAGCCTGTGCAAGAAAATCCGATTTAAATAGTCACATGTTGTCACACACTGGTGGCCAATATGACTGCAAAGTgtgtgataaaatatttacacgtAAATCAGATCTCAATCGGCATGTACTGATTCATACGGGCGAAAAACCTTTTGCATGTGATATGTGTGATATGGCATTTCGTGAAAAAACACGATTAAATTCACACATGCTTGTACACactgatgataaaaaacaCAATTGTCACATTTGCGGcaaaggattcaaaaaaaaagccagcttaaaaaaacatttgataATACACATGGGTGATAAACATTATGAGTGTTGGATCTGTAAAAAggcttttattgaaaaaactacacttaatttacatattttagtACATGAAACCGATAAATTATACGAGTGTGCCAATTGTCCGACAAGTTTTAAGAGTGAAGGAGCATTGAAGAGACACTGGGTAGTACACACtaaagatgatgatgatgatgaagaacAAGAAGAAGAGGATGAAGAGGATGTTCAAGACCAAGTTTATACGTAG